From a single Rickettsia endosymbiont of Cantharis rufa genomic region:
- a CDS encoding HAMP domain-containing sensor histidine kinase, with protein MNHNKYIVRLSFIILFLNIVINMMFYRYFMIKEMIVKQVALEHTKIAELYTNNIWNTHQNVISKLHKFGYLKLLQDQEFIDFAKITARWFTNLNINISLYDLKGNKFITSNMLHMYSVDNYKDGSLVEIITAKIDKYFLKSFTSKTPLRDAFEGITSHILFPKVVIENESDLTVEEASFVTSYIPVIDNNSDFPVDAVFEINTNITGQWSNITSLEQKVFITFIIIFIILCTIIISNTNYARQIIEEQFETNRNLKAQIVRVEKTTSSNTKFFANISHELRTPLNSIIGFSEILMSEKDAEKSKNYIKDINDAGKHLLSMINDILDLSKASADKLKVDSIDLDLNKLISSSLILVKPRADQAEVALISRLPREHVVIKADPKRLKQVFLNLLSNAVKFTNSGGSVTIALEKDELAKLVYIKVIDTGIGIEEKDIPKTLSAFGQIDSELSRKYEGTGLGLPLTKKLVELMNGKFDLQSKINEGTTITITFKYDGSIEI; from the coding sequence ATGAACCATAATAAGTATATAGTAAGATTATCATTCATTATATTGTTTCTTAATATTGTCATAAATATGATGTTTTACCGTTATTTTATGATAAAAGAAATGATAGTAAAACAAGTAGCTCTGGAACATACTAAAATTGCTGAACTTTATACTAATAACATTTGGAATACCCATCAGAACGTAATCAGTAAATTACATAAATTCGGTTATTTAAAATTATTACAAGATCAAGAGTTTATTGATTTTGCAAAGATTACCGCTCGATGGTTTACTAATCTTAATATTAATATTTCTCTCTACGATCTTAAAGGTAATAAATTCATCACTAGTAATATGCTACATATGTATAGTGTAGACAATTATAAAGATGGCAGTTTGGTTGAGATAATTACCGCAAAAATTGATAAATATTTTTTAAAGTCCTTTACTTCCAAAACCCCACTTCGAGATGCTTTTGAAGGTATTACAAGTCATATATTATTTCCAAAGGTAGTAATAGAAAATGAGAGTGATTTAACAGTGGAAGAAGCTTCCTTTGTTACTAGCTATATACCTGTTATAGATAATAATTCAGATTTTCCTGTAGATGCAGTATTTGAGATTAATACTAATATTACAGGTCAGTGGAGCAATATAACGTCTCTTGAGCAAAAGGTATTCATAACTTTTATTATTATTTTTATAATACTCTGTACTATAATTATTAGTAATACTAACTATGCTAGACAAATTATTGAGGAGCAGTTTGAAACAAATAGAAATTTAAAAGCTCAAATAGTAAGGGTAGAAAAAACCACTTCTTCAAATACAAAGTTTTTCGCTAATATTAGTCATGAGTTGCGTACACCACTTAATTCCATAATAGGCTTTTCGGAAATTCTTATGTCAGAAAAGGATGCAGAAAAAAGTAAAAATTATATTAAAGATATAAATGATGCCGGTAAACATTTGCTTAGTATGATTAATGATATTTTAGATCTTTCTAAAGCTTCTGCCGATAAATTAAAAGTAGATAGTATAGATCTTGATTTAAATAAATTAATTAGTTCTTCGCTGATACTTGTTAAACCTCGTGCCGATCAAGCCGAAGTAGCTTTAATTAGTAGATTACCGAGAGAGCATGTTGTTATAAAGGCTGATCCAAAAAGGCTAAAACAAGTATTCTTAAATCTTTTATCAAATGCTGTGAAATTTACAAATTCCGGAGGAAGTGTTACTATTGCACTTGAAAAAGATGAGTTAGCAAAATTAGTATATATAAAAGTTATAGATACCGGCATCGGTATTGAGGAAAAAGATATACCAAAAACTTTATCGGCGTTCGGTCAAATTGATAGTGAGCTTAGTCGAAAATATGAGGGTACTGGTCTTGGGTTGCCGCTTACTAAAAAGCTGGTTGAACTTATGAACGGTAAATTTGATTTGCAAAGTAAGATAAATGAAGGTACCACCATAACAATAACTTTTAAATATGACGGTAGTATTGAAATATAA
- a CDS encoding S41 family peptidase — protein sequence MLLRLIIALFFIINSICAFAEEEKEPENKISNQEAYKQFQEVFERIEKDYVQVPDKQKMIDEAINGMLNSLDPHSSYYTDEDLEDIFTFTKGEFGGIGVEIMYDSGVIKIISPIDDLPAFKAGLKGGDYIVGVNDELVSTLGPNKAIKEMRGTPGTKVKLLIIKEEEVKPQEIELTREIVKIKPIKAHLEKNNIAYIRITTFNESTISELKAAVKKLKAESKDNLKGIILDLRNNAGGILDQAIAVSDYFIDSGVIVTTKGRTSSSNSETKANEFSLKAPKVPMIVLINGNSASASEIVAGALQDHKRAIILGTKSFGKGSVQALTQINSRAAVKLTISKYYTPSGRSIQAEGIEPDILIEPAKVEYPEVKKIDKRFSESSLKNYLKNDNAKNRDINGKDNSSKNKDSKKETKAKNNKQEENELSELYKKDYQFARAYDVITGLIINKKLGD from the coding sequence ATGTTATTACGTTTAATTATAGCACTATTTTTTATTATAAATTCTATTTGTGCATTTGCAGAAGAAGAAAAAGAACCCGAGAATAAAATATCAAATCAGGAAGCTTATAAGCAATTTCAAGAAGTATTTGAACGTATTGAAAAGGATTACGTACAGGTACCCGATAAGCAAAAAATGATAGATGAAGCAATTAACGGCATGTTAAATTCACTTGATCCCCATTCAAGTTATTATACCGATGAAGATTTAGAAGATATTTTTACTTTTACAAAAGGTGAGTTTGGCGGAATCGGTGTTGAAATAATGTATGATAGTGGAGTAATTAAGATAATATCCCCTATTGATGATTTACCGGCTTTCAAAGCAGGGCTTAAAGGCGGAGATTACATAGTAGGGGTGAATGACGAGTTGGTTTCTACGCTTGGTCCTAATAAAGCTATAAAAGAAATGCGTGGTACCCCTGGTACTAAGGTTAAATTGTTGATAATTAAGGAAGAAGAGGTAAAACCGCAAGAAATAGAACTTACTCGTGAAATAGTAAAAATCAAGCCGATAAAAGCACATTTAGAAAAGAATAATATTGCATATATACGTATAACTACTTTTAATGAATCAACAATTTCTGAGCTGAAGGCAGCAGTAAAGAAGTTAAAAGCTGAAAGTAAAGATAATCTTAAAGGTATAATTCTAGATTTACGTAATAATGCCGGTGGTATACTCGATCAAGCTATTGCTGTTAGTGATTATTTTATTGATTCCGGTGTAATTGTAACAACAAAAGGTAGAACCTCGTCAAGTAATAGCGAAACTAAAGCAAATGAGTTTTCGTTAAAAGCTCCCAAAGTACCTATGATAGTTTTAATAAACGGTAATTCTGCCTCTGCCTCGGAAATAGTTGCCGGAGCTTTGCAAGATCATAAAAGAGCAATAATACTTGGCACCAAATCTTTCGGTAAAGGATCGGTTCAGGCTTTAACGCAAATCAATTCTAGGGCTGCCGTAAAACTTACTATATCTAAATATTACACCCCAAGCGGCCGTTCTATTCAAGCAGAAGGAATAGAGCCTGATATTTTAATTGAGCCGGCAAAAGTTGAGTATCCTGAGGTGAAAAAAATAGATAAGCGTTTTTCTGAAAGTTCTTTAAAAAATTATTTAAAGAATGATAATGCAAAAAATAGAGACATTAACGGAAAAGATAATTCATCTAAAAACAAAGATAGTAAAAAAGAAACAAAAGCTAAAAATAATAAACAAGAAGAGAATGAATTATCGGAATTATACAAAAAAGATTATCAATTTGCTCGTGCTTATGATGTAATTACAGGGTTGATTATTAATAAAAAGCTAGGTGATTAG